aattaataatatttatttttttattgccTAGGATTCGATTAATGAAATAGAGTTGATCCTTTTTCTAtccttaggccagtctcagtggaagtGTCATCGGCACAATTACTAGACAGTAATTAGGTAATCGCTGGAGGaatgtcatggtgatgacactcttCTTACATTCTATGACACACTCCTCCCTCATTCTTCACAATGAGACTGCCATGTCAGTAAAATTAATGCTCATAACACTATCACGACACTCTCATTGAGATTGGGGTTATAAGAATCGACTCCTTCTAGCAGTTTTCATTCGCGTCATCGAGATCACGTCGAATGATGAACCGGGCCAGCAGAGAAGCCCTACCAACAATCATGGTCTATCCACTTACACTGAAACACATCAACAATACTCATCATGAACACACTCTTTGCACAGTTAAAGGAGGCTGCACGAATTAGGTACCAATATGGCGAATTGGGCGGCTTTTCCTCACGCCAAGAAAGTTCGATTGGTACGTTGTAAAAAAAGTCAAATATGGGACTACATCAAAATTGTGCCAAAACAATTGCTAAAAGACCCATACAGAATTAGTAAAAGGTCAAGTGCCACATTTTGTGTGATGTGTAAGACCGAAATTCAAAGCTAACGAAGAGTAAACCCTAAGTATTTTACTTAATTGATTACGTGCCAGACTTGACACTGATATAAGTAGCAGCAGCTGTGCTAGTTTGCTacgcctccctctccctcactcaCCCCCAAACCATTTCTCCGCGGCACGCAAGTTCGGCCACCTGAGCTGCCAGGCCAACCGGCCTGATCTCTCCAAGACACCAAGAACACCAGCGCCCGGCCAGCCAGCCATgccgggcgcggccggcggcgccacccACAAGGGCGGCATCAAGGCCTACTGGAAGCGCCGCGGCTACGaccgcctcgacgccgccgcggcgcagcgccgcccgcgcatCCCCACtgccgagctcggcggcggcgaggcgcggccggagccgggcaggcgccggcgcgggtggcgcgtgcgccggcgcgcgggggccgcCGGGCGGCGCCTCCTCCGCTTGCTCTCGCCGCGCCGGCTGCTGGCGCGGCTCCGCGACGCCTACGTGAACGCCATGCTCCGGCtcgcgtcctccgccgccgt
The nucleotide sequence above comes from Panicum virgatum strain AP13 chromosome 3K, P.virgatum_v5, whole genome shotgun sequence. Encoded proteins:
- the LOC120701413 gene encoding uncharacterized protein LOC120701413, producing MPGAAGGATHKGGIKAYWKRRGYDRLDAAAAQRRPRIPTAELGGGEARPEPGRRRRGWRVRRRAGAAGRRLLRLLSPRRLLARLRDAYVNAMLRLASSAAVAGPYCAAADPFARPRPLTRDYDEKALVEIYRAILARGEAVPAVAAARLPAAV